The following proteins come from a genomic window of Miscanthus floridulus cultivar M001 chromosome 2, ASM1932011v1, whole genome shotgun sequence:
- the LOC136539799 gene encoding uncharacterized protein isoform X3, protein MPRSSAGASCTTVDHSEQSTKDDEYARLVTRAQHATSDVGTAILSEQPKSRSYIWWMKVLLGCFLLILVGYVFVKWGVPFAFEKVLLPIMQWEASAFGRPVLAVVLVASLALFPVILVPSGPSMWLAGMIFGYGWGFLIIMVGTTIGMVVPYWIGSLFRERLHVWLTKWPQQIALIKLAGEGNWFQQFRVVALFRISPFPYTIFNYAVTVTEIKFNPYLCGSVAGMVPEAFIYIYSGRLIRTLADMKYGNYKMTPVEIAYNAISFVIAIVLTVAFTVYAKRALNDIQSSDGISKEEDHGPNGSGARMSHRQERAHARSIELDVV, encoded by the exons ATGCCAAGGTCTTCAGCTGGGGCGTCATGCACAACAGTTGACCATTCTGAGCAGAGCACAAAGGATGACGAATATGCGAGGCTGGTTACACGGGCTCAACATGCAACATCTGATGTTGGCACGGCAATTTTATCTGAGCAACCAAAGTCAAGATCTTACATTTGGTGGATGAAAGTTCTGCTTGGCTGCTTCCTTCTTATATTAGTGGGTTATGTCTTCGTGAAATGGGGAGTCCCCTTTGCCTTCGAGAAG GTTCTCTTGCCAATCATGCAATGGGAAGCAAGTGCTTTTGGGCGTCCAGTATTAGCTGTTGTTCTCGTTGCATCTTTGGCTCTCTTTCCAGTTATTCTAGTCCCTTCTGGACCTTCTATGTGGTTAGCAGGAATGATCTTTGGATATGGTTGGGGTTTCTTGATTATAATGGTCGGGACTACTATTGGCATGGTGGTACCGTATTGGATTGGCTCATTATTCCGTGAACGTCTGCAT GTATGGTTAACAAAATGGCCTCAGCAGATAGCATTAATAAAACTTGCGGGTGAAGGGAATTGGTTCCAGCAGTTTCGGGTTGTTGCACTTTTCAGAATCTCGCCATTCCCATATACAATTTTTAATTATGCCGTGACTGTGACAGAAATTAAGTTCAACCCTTATCTGTGTGGTTCTGTTGCTGGAATGGTACCTGAGGCCTTCATCTATATCTACAG TGGGCGTTTAATACGTACATTGGCTGACATGAAGTACGGCAACTATAAAATGACACCGGTGGAAATAGCATACAACGCCATTTCCTTCGTCATCGCTATCGTCCTCACAGTCGCCTTCACGGTGTACGCCAAGAGAGCTCTGAATGACATACAAAGTTCGGACGGTATCAGCAAGGAAGAAGATCATGGCCCAAATGGCTCAGGGGCACGTATGAGTCATCGTCAGGAGCGTGCCCATGCTCGTTCCATAGAACTAGATGTTGTATGA
- the LOC136539800 gene encoding protein COP1 SUPPRESSOR 2-like isoform X1 gives MPRNFRKRGIEPDTDDRSDDEDTRRVALEEIKYMQKLRERKLGIPSGPAAASTNGSSARGRVGSGAAAAGEAEKEDLVLQDTFAQETAVTIEDPNMLRYVETELAKKRGKIVDVGHKEEMDHVDELYTVPDHLKVKKKNSEESSTQWTTGIAEVQLPIEYKLRNIEETEAAKKVLQEKRLASKPKSDANIPSSYSADYFHRGKEYDEKLRRENPGLYKDNDSRPSGSSGGKATDTKKPDGVGAGRREAASDEFMLQRFRKREKFRALRR, from the exons ATGCCGAGAAACTTCCGCAAGCGGGGCATCGAGCCGGACACTGACGACCGCTCCGACGACGAGGACACTCGCCG CGTCGCCCTCGAGGAGATCAAGTACATGCAGAAGCTCCGGGAGAGGAAGCTGGGTATCCCCTCCGGCCCCGCCGCCGCATCCACTAACGGGTCCTCCGCCCGTGGTCGAGTGGGCAGCGGGGCAGCGGCCGCCGGTGAGGCTGAGAAGGAGGAcctcgtcctccaggacaccTTCGCTCAGGAGACCGCCGTCACCATCGAGGACCCCAACAT GTTGAGGTATGTGGAGACGGAGCTGGCGAAGAAGAGGGGTAAGATAGTTGATGTGGGACACAAGGAAGAGATGGACCATGTGGACGAGCTCTACACTGTGCCAGACCACCTCAAG gtgaagaagaagaactcAGAGGAGAGCTCGACACAATGGACCACTGGCATTGCTGAAGTTCAGCTGCCCATTGA GTACAAATTAAGAAATATCGAAGAAACTGAGGCAGCTAAAAAGGTGCTGCAAGAGAAAAGGCTTGCGAGTAAACCAAAATCAGATGCAAACATTCCATCAAGTTACAGTGCTGATTATTTCCACCGTGGTAAAGAATATGATGAGAAACTGCGAAGAG AGAATCCTGGGTTGTACAAAGATAACGATTCTCGGCCTAGTGGAAGCTCAGGAGGCAAAGCAACAGATACTAAAAAACCAGATGGTGTTGGTGCAGGACGGAGAGAAGCTGCGAGTGATGAGTTCATGCTTCAGCGTTTCCGCAAACGAGAAAAATTCCGTGCACTTCGAAGATAG
- the LOC136539799 gene encoding uncharacterized protein isoform X1: MARVLPLSIEAGEMARYTRSGAAAVSSSTSEGEEAVADMPRSSAGASCTTVDHSEQSTKDDEYARLVTRAQHATSDVGTAILSEQPKSRSYIWWMKVLLGCFLLILVGYVFVKWGVPFAFEKVLLPIMQWEASAFGRPVLAVVLVASLALFPVILVPSGPSMWLAGMIFGYGWGFLIIMVGTTIGMVVPYWIGSLFRERLHVWLTKWPQQIALIKLAGEGNWFQQFRVVALFRISPFPYTIFNYAVTVTEIKFNPYLCGSVAGMVPEAFIYIYSGRLIRTLADMKYGNYKMTPVEIAYNAISFVIAIVLTVAFTVYAKRALNDIQSSDGISKEEDHGPNGSGARMSHRQERAHARSIELDVV, from the exons ATGGCGCGCGTCCTCCCGCTCAGCATCGAGGCGGGGGAGATGGCCAGGTACACGCGCAGCGGGGCTGCTGCCGTTTCTTCATCAACTTCAGA AGGCGAAGAGGCAGTGGCAGACATGCCAAGGTCTTCAGCTGGGGCGTCATGCACAACAGTTGACCATTCTGAGCAGAGCACAAAGGATGACGAATATGCGAGGCTGGTTACACGGGCTCAACATGCAACATCTGATGTTGGCACGGCAATTTTATCTGAGCAACCAAAGTCAAGATCTTACATTTGGTGGATGAAAGTTCTGCTTGGCTGCTTCCTTCTTATATTAGTGGGTTATGTCTTCGTGAAATGGGGAGTCCCCTTTGCCTTCGAGAAG GTTCTCTTGCCAATCATGCAATGGGAAGCAAGTGCTTTTGGGCGTCCAGTATTAGCTGTTGTTCTCGTTGCATCTTTGGCTCTCTTTCCAGTTATTCTAGTCCCTTCTGGACCTTCTATGTGGTTAGCAGGAATGATCTTTGGATATGGTTGGGGTTTCTTGATTATAATGGTCGGGACTACTATTGGCATGGTGGTACCGTATTGGATTGGCTCATTATTCCGTGAACGTCTGCAT GTATGGTTAACAAAATGGCCTCAGCAGATAGCATTAATAAAACTTGCGGGTGAAGGGAATTGGTTCCAGCAGTTTCGGGTTGTTGCACTTTTCAGAATCTCGCCATTCCCATATACAATTTTTAATTATGCCGTGACTGTGACAGAAATTAAGTTCAACCCTTATCTGTGTGGTTCTGTTGCTGGAATGGTACCTGAGGCCTTCATCTATATCTACAG TGGGCGTTTAATACGTACATTGGCTGACATGAAGTACGGCAACTATAAAATGACACCGGTGGAAATAGCATACAACGCCATTTCCTTCGTCATCGCTATCGTCCTCACAGTCGCCTTCACGGTGTACGCCAAGAGAGCTCTGAATGACATACAAAGTTCGGACGGTATCAGCAAGGAAGAAGATCATGGCCCAAATGGCTCAGGGGCACGTATGAGTCATCGTCAGGAGCGTGCCCATGCTCGTTCCATAGAACTAGATGTTGTATGA
- the LOC136539800 gene encoding protein COP1 SUPPRESSOR 2-like isoform X2, translating to MQKLRERKLGIPSGPAAASTNGSSARGRVGSGAAAAGEAEKEDLVLQDTFAQETAVTIEDPNMLRYVETELAKKRGKIVDVGHKEEMDHVDELYTVPDHLKVKKKNSEESSTQWTTGIAEVQLPIEYKLRNIEETEAAKKVLQEKRLASKPKSDANIPSSYSADYFHRGKEYDEKLRRENPGLYKDNDSRPSGSSGGKATDTKKPDGVGAGRREAASDEFMLQRFRKREKFRALRR from the exons ATGCAGAAGCTCCGGGAGAGGAAGCTGGGTATCCCCTCCGGCCCCGCCGCCGCATCCACTAACGGGTCCTCCGCCCGTGGTCGAGTGGGCAGCGGGGCAGCGGCCGCCGGTGAGGCTGAGAAGGAGGAcctcgtcctccaggacaccTTCGCTCAGGAGACCGCCGTCACCATCGAGGACCCCAACAT GTTGAGGTATGTGGAGACGGAGCTGGCGAAGAAGAGGGGTAAGATAGTTGATGTGGGACACAAGGAAGAGATGGACCATGTGGACGAGCTCTACACTGTGCCAGACCACCTCAAG gtgaagaagaagaactcAGAGGAGAGCTCGACACAATGGACCACTGGCATTGCTGAAGTTCAGCTGCCCATTGA GTACAAATTAAGAAATATCGAAGAAACTGAGGCAGCTAAAAAGGTGCTGCAAGAGAAAAGGCTTGCGAGTAAACCAAAATCAGATGCAAACATTCCATCAAGTTACAGTGCTGATTATTTCCACCGTGGTAAAGAATATGATGAGAAACTGCGAAGAG AGAATCCTGGGTTGTACAAAGATAACGATTCTCGGCCTAGTGGAAGCTCAGGAGGCAAAGCAACAGATACTAAAAAACCAGATGGTGTTGGTGCAGGACGGAGAGAAGCTGCGAGTGATGAGTTCATGCTTCAGCGTTTCCGCAAACGAGAAAAATTCCGTGCACTTCGAAGATAG
- the LOC136539799 gene encoding uncharacterized membrane protein At4g09580-like isoform X4, with protein sequence MARVLPLSIEAGEMARYTRSGAAAVSSSTSEGEEAVADMPRSSAGASCTTVDHSEQSTKDDEYARLVTRAQHATSDVGTAILSEQPKSRSYIWWMKVLLGCFLLILVGYVFVKWGVPFAFEKVLLPIMQWEASAFGRPVLAVVLVASLALFPVILVPSGPSMWLAGMIFGYGWGFLIIMVGTTIGMVVPYWIGSLFRERLHVWLTKWPQQIALIKLAGEGNWFQQFRVVALFRISPFPYTIFNYAVTVTEIKFNPYLCGSVAGMVPEAFIYIYRYFVICLFRYVFGAVGV encoded by the exons ATGGCGCGCGTCCTCCCGCTCAGCATCGAGGCGGGGGAGATGGCCAGGTACACGCGCAGCGGGGCTGCTGCCGTTTCTTCATCAACTTCAGA AGGCGAAGAGGCAGTGGCAGACATGCCAAGGTCTTCAGCTGGGGCGTCATGCACAACAGTTGACCATTCTGAGCAGAGCACAAAGGATGACGAATATGCGAGGCTGGTTACACGGGCTCAACATGCAACATCTGATGTTGGCACGGCAATTTTATCTGAGCAACCAAAGTCAAGATCTTACATTTGGTGGATGAAAGTTCTGCTTGGCTGCTTCCTTCTTATATTAGTGGGTTATGTCTTCGTGAAATGGGGAGTCCCCTTTGCCTTCGAGAAG GTTCTCTTGCCAATCATGCAATGGGAAGCAAGTGCTTTTGGGCGTCCAGTATTAGCTGTTGTTCTCGTTGCATCTTTGGCTCTCTTTCCAGTTATTCTAGTCCCTTCTGGACCTTCTATGTGGTTAGCAGGAATGATCTTTGGATATGGTTGGGGTTTCTTGATTATAATGGTCGGGACTACTATTGGCATGGTGGTACCGTATTGGATTGGCTCATTATTCCGTGAACGTCTGCAT GTATGGTTAACAAAATGGCCTCAGCAGATAGCATTAATAAAACTTGCGGGTGAAGGGAATTGGTTCCAGCAGTTTCGGGTTGTTGCACTTTTCAGAATCTCGCCATTCCCATATACAATTTTTAATTATGCCGTGACTGTGACAGAAATTAAGTTCAACCCTTATCTGTGTGGTTCTGTTGCTGGAATGGTACCTGAGGCCTTCATCTATATCTACAG GTACTTTGTGATTTGCTTATTTCGCTATGTGTTTGGTGCAGTGGGCGTTTAA
- the LOC136539799 gene encoding uncharacterized protein isoform X2 — protein MARVLPLSIEAGEMARGEEAVADMPRSSAGASCTTVDHSEQSTKDDEYARLVTRAQHATSDVGTAILSEQPKSRSYIWWMKVLLGCFLLILVGYVFVKWGVPFAFEKVLLPIMQWEASAFGRPVLAVVLVASLALFPVILVPSGPSMWLAGMIFGYGWGFLIIMVGTTIGMVVPYWIGSLFRERLHVWLTKWPQQIALIKLAGEGNWFQQFRVVALFRISPFPYTIFNYAVTVTEIKFNPYLCGSVAGMVPEAFIYIYSGRLIRTLADMKYGNYKMTPVEIAYNAISFVIAIVLTVAFTVYAKRALNDIQSSDGISKEEDHGPNGSGARMSHRQERAHARSIELDVV, from the exons ATGGCGCGCGTCCTCCCGCTCAGCATCGAGGCGGGGGAGATGGCCAG AGGCGAAGAGGCAGTGGCAGACATGCCAAGGTCTTCAGCTGGGGCGTCATGCACAACAGTTGACCATTCTGAGCAGAGCACAAAGGATGACGAATATGCGAGGCTGGTTACACGGGCTCAACATGCAACATCTGATGTTGGCACGGCAATTTTATCTGAGCAACCAAAGTCAAGATCTTACATTTGGTGGATGAAAGTTCTGCTTGGCTGCTTCCTTCTTATATTAGTGGGTTATGTCTTCGTGAAATGGGGAGTCCCCTTTGCCTTCGAGAAG GTTCTCTTGCCAATCATGCAATGGGAAGCAAGTGCTTTTGGGCGTCCAGTATTAGCTGTTGTTCTCGTTGCATCTTTGGCTCTCTTTCCAGTTATTCTAGTCCCTTCTGGACCTTCTATGTGGTTAGCAGGAATGATCTTTGGATATGGTTGGGGTTTCTTGATTATAATGGTCGGGACTACTATTGGCATGGTGGTACCGTATTGGATTGGCTCATTATTCCGTGAACGTCTGCAT GTATGGTTAACAAAATGGCCTCAGCAGATAGCATTAATAAAACTTGCGGGTGAAGGGAATTGGTTCCAGCAGTTTCGGGTTGTTGCACTTTTCAGAATCTCGCCATTCCCATATACAATTTTTAATTATGCCGTGACTGTGACAGAAATTAAGTTCAACCCTTATCTGTGTGGTTCTGTTGCTGGAATGGTACCTGAGGCCTTCATCTATATCTACAG TGGGCGTTTAATACGTACATTGGCTGACATGAAGTACGGCAACTATAAAATGACACCGGTGGAAATAGCATACAACGCCATTTCCTTCGTCATCGCTATCGTCCTCACAGTCGCCTTCACGGTGTACGCCAAGAGAGCTCTGAATGACATACAAAGTTCGGACGGTATCAGCAAGGAAGAAGATCATGGCCCAAATGGCTCAGGGGCACGTATGAGTCATCGTCAGGAGCGTGCCCATGCTCGTTCCATAGAACTAGATGTTGTATGA